Below is a window of Camelina sativa cultivar DH55 chromosome 11, Cs, whole genome shotgun sequence DNA.
tttttgttaatatattgaAGAGGTTAGTAGAAGAATTAGGATCAAAGGATTGGATTAAAGTATGCGAGTCATTGAACAACACAAGGAGATTTGCAATTTATCACTCTTCTCTGTTGCTACCAATACTGTGagtttctttaaattattatatttatcagAGCCTGAAGCGCTTATAGAGTCTGGTGATGATTTTGTTATTCTTGGTCAATTTGAATGTGTAGAGAAAAGCTTATAATTGTGATGGTGAAGGCAATGAAGAACCCTAGAAGTGCATTGTGCAAGACTTCGATTATGACTTGTTCTGATATCTTCATTGCTTATGGAGAAAAGTTGCTCCAAGGACCTCATTTGAAATCAATGGACGATCTggtaaaattttgatttcttctctcatATTTTAGCTTTTTGATTGGTATGGATTGttaatttaacattttggtATCTTGATGGTGAAATAAAAATACAGCTGTTGCAGTTGCTGATGAAAGCTTCACAAGACAAGAAGTTTGTATGTGAAGAAGCAGACAAAGCGCTGAACACAATGGTTAACTCTGTGGCTCGTTTGCCTCTTTTGCGTAAGCTCCAGACTTATGTCCGTCACAGTAACCCTCGTGTCAGGGCCAAAGCTGCTGTGTCTACTTCCAACTGCGTTTCTAAAATGGTACTTTTACAATTCTTTAAATTGGTcagagataaaagatatttatatTCTTGTATTGTGATTGATAATTTTTCTCTATATGTTTGCTATCTATCAGGAGCTAAGTGAAAtggaagagtttgggatggTTGTTCTTGCGCAGTTGGCTGCGGATTTGTTGAGTGACAAGTTGCCAGAGGCAAGGGAAGCCGCGAGGGGTATGGTGAACTCGGTTTTCCAGAAATTTACATGGAttgcagaagaagatgaagaaggaagcAGCAAGCAAGAAGCTTGGCAGAAGTTTTGTGAAAAGAATGTAACAGGGCTCAATGCACAAGCCATGATCAAGATTGTCTCATCTCAATAAATGTTGTTGTTCTCTCTGATGCATGTAAAAATACGTTTTTACATGATATAACGATCTTTCTATTTCTCCTACCCCTATTGGATTTGTCCTCTCAATTCCAATGTTATTGCCATATAATACACCAGAGGCTCTCAATCCAATGTTATTACCATAATAAGGCTCATTGGCTCATTAAgctcaaaaaaaattgttggtttGGCTCCATTGTTCTTACTGACTTTGTCGTCCACATCAATCATCTCTGGGATCTCTAGTTTTTCCACTCCTAagtaatgttgttgttttttcatCTTTGTTCTTGAATCAGAGTTCTCAAAGCTCTTTCAACATCTTCGAATGGTTGTCCAGCATACAATGTAAGCTGCCTCTTCTTCACAACTATCACATTCTTGCCACCAGAACTCACTTCGTCATAAAGACCCTACAGTGAATaagtaaaaattacaatatcAATGCTCTTAGAATCTAGTATACTTTATAATCTCTGATCATGAAGAGAAATTCAGGGTTCTGAGGAACACAAATCCCCCAAGTAAATTTCACAGATACCGACATCAGAAAAGAAGAATGAGCTATTTACCTTGGTTGATACAGGAGCTATATCGGCAATGAACTCATCTAAGTCTTCAAATACTGATTCAAGCAGATAAGAGAATTTTCTAGCATCACTTTGATCTTCAAATGCAATCATGTGTGAAACCTGACCCTCATTTTGTTCCATAGATTCGGTCCTCAAGGTAAAATATCCCTCGGATATGTCT
It encodes the following:
- the LOC104723561 gene encoding crescerin-1-like; protein product: MALRNIENALPISQERPKKLAKLSKQSEIVSKQPEIALKDENNPVAVPESTVEYVASENLKPIQDPESSVKRLVEELGSKDWIKVCESLNNTRRFAIYHSSLLLPILEKLIIVMVKAMKNPRSALCKTSIMTCSDIFIAYGEKLLQGPHLKSMDDLLLQLLMKASQDKKFVCEEADKALNTMVNSVARLPLLRKLQTYVRHSNPRVRAKAAVSTSNCVSKMELSEMEEFGMVVLAQLAADLLSDKLPEAREAARGMVNSVFQKFTWIAEEDEEGSSKQEAWQKFCEKNVTGLNAQAMIKIVSSQ